CTCCTAGAGCATGGCAGGCTTCTACGACACCAACTATTGTCCTTGCAAGCTCAGCCGCTTGTCTCTCAGTGTAATGTCCCTGCTTAACAATCCTATCGAAGAGCTCGCCTCCTGAACATAGTTCCATCACAACATGAACCGCAACACCATCCTCATACGCCGCTTTTATTGAAATGACATTAGGATTTCCAGATAAGTGATGCATTATCTGAATTTCTCTCCTTACATCTTCCACATCTTCAGGTGTCAATAATTTCCTTTTTGCTATCGACTTACATGCATACTTTTCCCCAGTTGCTTTTTCAACACAAAGAAATGTTGTCCCAAATTGGCCATGTCCAAGTTTAGCTCCCAAATCATAATGCTCCTTTAGAAGACCAGTTTTTGTTTTCAACACAGACTCAACCTGGAGTCCTGCACTAAGCATTCTCTTGACAGGTGGCTTCTTCGGTTTTGCAGACTCTTTTGGTATTTCCTTTTCATGGATTGTATTACCAGACTTTTCAGGTTGCATTGCTTCAGTAGGCTTCAAATCAACTGATATTTTCTCCTGTTCAACTATGTGAGCGTCTTTCTTGTGTTCCTGATCGGGCTCTTCCCTGTCTATCGTCACCATTTCTGGGGGTTTATTCTGAATGGAGTTCTCACGTTCAGGTTGTTTGTCTGTAGAAGGTTCTATACCCTTtggttttttcttatttgtaatCATATCCGGTGATCGAGATCGCCAAAAGAATAAGTTGAAGAACCCACCCTTTGTAAACTTAGAATGAACACAATTATTTCCCATTTATTACTACGCTCCTCTCCACCAATATCTGTTACTACTATACACATTTGTACTCAAATATCAAACCCAATTTAACCCCTCAAACTGGGTTGAAATTTGAAGCATTTGAAGTAGTAAACGTAAACCATTCCGCTCCAGATAACAGCTCTAATTCCAAAACCAGCTGCAGATAACACCTGTAATTCAAAATCATCATTCTTCTAAATAATGTAGACACAATAACTCATACCTAGTAAATTTCCAActcataacaacaacaacatatgcAGTATAGTCCCACAAAGACCTCAACCTATGGAAGGTAGAGCGTACGCAGACTTTACCCCTACCTCATAACCGTGGAGGTAGACAGGTTATTTCTACAGACCCTCTGGTCAAGTTGCAAAAAATTTCCAACTAATACCTCTAAAAAGTTTCTAATCAGCTAGAAAAAACTTCCTCTTTATAACAGAAGCAAAAAATCATCGAACAACAATTACGCCTAAATCCCAAACTAGCTCATATATGCTAATTAAACAAAAACCCATGATTCAAAACACGTAATTaacctaaaaaaaaagaagagaaaaatctTACAAGGACAAAATTCAATGTTTCAAGCCCCCTCAACTTCGGAAAGGTTTCCCCGTAAAATTAAGAATAACGAATACGTGAAAGTGAATATATTTTGGAATGTAATACCAAATTCTCATACCCAAATGAGaattaacaagaaaaaaaaataatggaggAACAAAAGCGCCAACGAAGAAGAatgttaattaataataataattatatgtgaAAACAGAAGAGATTATTTGGGTTAATTTTGTGGTTAAATTTCATTAATCTTTGGAGATGAAGCTTTTCTGGGATTAGGGTTTTTGGGGAATTgaaatttttcttcaaatttttttaggaGAGAAAGAAAGCGGAAGGCCAGGGACAGAGGAAGGAACGGCGAAAAGTGACAGGTTTTTCAGTTACAATGTTTGgcggaaaaaaaaaataattaacaagtaCTCATCGGAACAATATTGTTACAATAATTACCCctcaatttctttataattataaaaaaacatccccaaattaaattaatactatTATCAAATTCGGACATAAGTTTAAAACTTCATTACGTCTTCTCTCTCCTATCTTGCTTGTCTCTCTCCCTACGTATTtgacttgaaatatttcaaaagagtggTGTACCTGGCCGAAACTCTAGTACGAAATTACTGTATTGGTAATACAATAGGTAACTATAGAGTAAATTAGTATTTGATGATAGGATTATTGGTAtaattagatttaaaaaaagatgTATATGAACTAGTTCTTATACAAGAGGTTGAGAACGTAAAATGAGTGATATGCCTTAAGAGGATTGATTGCTTCAAATATCATTATCCAGGCCAGAAATATTGACGTCTCCATCGGTGTTGTTTGGTTTAGGAGGATGAGATTCGATGGGTATACCACGTCTCTCAGGTGGGGGTGATCGGTCATCATCAAAGACGCGAGGAATACTGAATGCACCAAAGAAGCCATTCTTTATCTCCTCGGCTGCTTCAAAGAAACGATCAAGTTCACTGAAGAAGCTTCGTTCAATATTCTCAATATCACTACGCAGCCCAGGGAAgtcaaaaggcacacttgacgACTCTATAGAATGTGAATCATTTGTCATTTGGTCCGTGACATCTTCCTCTGAGTATTCTTTATTAGACTCCACTATCTCAGAAGGCCTGACGAAAAGCAACAAGTTAGCAACAACTCGAACAATCACCGCTACTAAATGCACAGTAGTTTCATATTTAGCATCAGACCCCAACCTCCACCCACCCCCAAAAAATAGATAACCAAAGACGAAATGACCTTGCTCATGGCATCACAAGTTTGACTTTGATCAACAAGAAGCTATTCAGTGATGTGCGTTCCATGACAGAACGTTACTATAAGACAAAGTAACAGCCTGGCATCTTCTTATAAACTAAACAGTGTTCTTTAGATATCAGGTCAGAATTGCTTAAAACAGCAAATACTCATTTATATGTCCTTCCATTGTAATTTTATTGTGTCTGTAACTATGTGGTCTTTATATGTCTGAATAAACTAAGCAGTACCTGCTTCATAATAATGAACTATCCTATTCTCCCCCACGCAGTATCTTTCACTCGCTAACTGCAATTTGGAATCAAAAAAAATGTCATGACCAAACAGATAAGTCCCTTCTTAGATAAACCAGCAGTTATACTTCAGGGATACGTGAACAGAGGATTAACTAATTGGCCTACCCCCGTCAATTTAAGTTTCCCCTTAACTCATAAAATAGAATAGACTGTTGACTTTGTTGGAAGGATCAAAACATTATATAAGAATAGCTTAGGATTTCTAATAGTGGCAAGGAAGCGATGAAATGCGTCTAATGGATATTCACCACAACAGAATCACATTCTAACTTTTATTTATACCCTTAACTGTGTGTTATGTAGCAGACGTAATCAAGTAGAAATGTCTTACGTTTCAGAAAGCCTTTCCTAATCAGTCCAGAAATCCTCTATCCTATTTTTTTGCTCACATAGGGATGGATTCTCCAGTCCAACAaaagaatcaacaaaaataacaccTCATTCTCTGTGTGCTCTTTCGATTGACTACATAGAGAGAGGTAAAAGGCCATGGAGGAAGACAACGTGCTTATGGGTAATTATCCTGGATAAATATTTGTACTTCCAACGCAAATGCAAACTAGAAGGTACCACCAACTACCAACTCATAATGGTgcaaataaaacaagaaaagatACATACTTAAGATTCCCTAATAATGTCCCAGAATAAAGACGCACGAGATTCTTTCAATGACAACTGAATTCTAGTTCTCAGTTCATCTCAGATTCCGTCATACTTGCACTTTATAAAAGCTAACTGTTCCTTTGCAACCATGGATTTAGCCTTCTTTAATTAGAGGGAAAAACCATTAGTTCAACACTAATATGCTGCAATCTTTAACCAATTTAAAAGCACATACAAAGCTGTAATCTTAAAATGCAAAAGTCAATGAGCTTGTTCATATCTCCAAGCAGGGTTGGAGCCTGATAGGGCCAAAGATGAACTGCTTTGACGGaaattacactatttatacatagttaaaataacattttatacATACAGTAAATGTTGAATCCCTTTTAGCTTCTTCGAGTGTTTATTATACATATTACGAACCCCTTAATCAAAAAATTTAGCTCCGGCACTGTCTCCGAGCAAAGAATTATGTCTGATTAAGTCATGAGTTGGTATGATGGTAAATGACATACATCTATTTGAATAAAATAGATTAATTGTTAAATTACAGTCAATTAGTTTAatccaaaatacaaaagaacACAAATCAGTTTATATTAACGAAACCAGATCATACGAAAGTGATTAAAATAGCTCCCCAACAATATTACTTCAAATAATTAAAGTTAAACGCAAGACTAATCAAGAAAATTCGGATCTTTGTACCTAAACAAAattgacaaattatttttacctCCCAATGCAATCCTTGAAAGTTTGCTCAGTCTTTTCGCACTTTCTGATGAACTTTCCGGGCTCAGTCTCTTCGGTTCGGCACCGAGTGCTCACAACCTTCCTGGTAGCGCACCGTTCACCGCCGTCACCATCGCTGCCGGAGGATGATCTAGGGTTTCCAAAATCCTTGACGGCGCTAAAATCATCGGCGCCGGAATGATTAGGCTCGTCGTTGATCCACACCCAACCCATTGCTCTTCGATTTGCTTCAATTGCTTGGCTAACAATTCATGGATGTTTCTGGAACAAGGTGAAGAAAATGAAACGAGTTATTTGTATTCCATGGGCTGCTTATTAGTGGGCCGGCCCAATTTTAAAGTTTGTTGGTccgattaaatttgaattcgtGTCGTAATATTTCACATTGAAGATAAAGAGTTCTCTAACAAAGGCAATTTTGTTGTCTTATTAGCTAGGGTTGATATACTAAGTATAGTAGAATCATTACATCTATTGACATGAATTAAAAGATTGTATTCAGCTTAAATGCAATCATCGAAATCTTATAAAGATAACTTAGAGTATAAGACCATCATaaataaaagtatgaaattaaAAGTAAGTGATATTCTACATAAACCGCTTAAAAAGTGTAAAATCATAACATGATTTAACTCCAACTTCATTAAATTAACGAGTCTCAATATATTAAACGCTTATTAAATTTGTAATCTAAGGAATTAACGGTAATTCTTAAACATATAGTTATAGATTCATATTACAACTTTTGCAGTTTTATGAACTAACTTTGATCCttaaactttaaattatgaattgaaATTACATCTCTTACAATCTCATGAACTAACTATGATTTCTAATTCCTAACTTCAACACGACGCACTCAAGGTATGTGTTCTGAACTCTCTGAGTTATTATACTTGAAGACTATACTCTTAATTGAGTTTAAACTCACTGAACTAAGATTACGTCAAGACTCAATCACAAGAGAACGCTTTATGAATAAACTATGCAATAAGACCATGTCATTTGATGTGTTCTTTCAGTCCACTAATAGCACTCTCGAAATCAATTTTTCAATTGCACTTTTTGCTTTGTAAGTACAAAGTTATTCTAGATGATTTCACTTCTATTTAACCATAATTTATCGCAAAGTTATTCTACATTTCAAACTCCACATTGATCCAATTTCTTTTGACTTAGAGTTCTATTTTAAGTAAGACTCTTTCTTAAATTCAAACTCCTTGCATCTTTAGATTTATTCTTCAAATCaaactcattttttcttttgtgttttaGTCGAACTTCAACTTTTCAGTTTAGCACGTATACAAATTCTCTATCAATTCAATCTCTTTTGACCTAGAATTCTACTTCAAGTGAAACTTCTTATTTAGatcaaatttttagaattttttttatggttatCCAACTCTTCAATTCAGCACATGTTTCTTTTATTAAGTTTATCACGAAATTATCATCGATTTCTTGATTATTGGACACTTATCTTTATTCATTAATGGTCTTGCTATAAATTCAGCttcaatatagaaaaaattaaatcattatcAAAATCGcaaatcaacaattttttttcaatttaggtCATTGATTCCGGTTGGATTCTAAACACCAaatgttttttgaaatttatgatctaaattatattattattaaatgtaaaaatatatgattatttttactaCAAAAAATTGAGTTCtataaaaggtaaaaaaaaggatataataatataatataaatataagaaaagtcttgtgaaattcaaataaaaaaggaatataCAACTCCCTTTATGGAATATATATTAGTActactttaaataaaaaaaagttaccaatagaagattttatttttatttttggaaaatttcacCTTGTaatcctttttcttaaaaaagtagGACTCTAGTTAATTTGTGCagtcttttaattattttttttaaaaaaatctgtaTATTcccaatatattttataaatttatttttagaaaaaaaaaactcccttctatttttagtttatatatatatatatatatatatgtaaatactAATTATGGAATCCTAATAGTAAAAGAGTGCATCTCTCTCTTTTTCCTATTTGGATTCAAAAACTCTAACAAAATTacttctcttttccttttcctcATGGATTTGTATTACCTTCAACAATGGAGAAAACATTTATAACAAGGAAAACTTATACACTAAGGAGAACCCAAAAAAAACTCtataaaatttagtaaaatcAATACTATTTCACATTCTTtagcaattttattttttttgagttctTGATTCTTCTTGTTAATATGATCACCATGCCTATAAAGCAAGAGCTCATTGATTTAACAGATGATTTAGCTGAACCCCAAATCACTACAAACACAACTATGCATTATATGGTTCCAGTAAATAATAATGGTTTTGATGATATTCAAGAAAGtcctatgaaaaaaattaaacttgaaaatCCTGTTTTTATTGCTCCTTTGTCAATTTGTCCATATTATAGTAATGAATTGGTTGTAGCTTCCCCTGTTAGTGTTACTAGTTGTAAGCAATTCTGGAAAGCTGGAGATTATGAAGGTAAAAGGGAGGGTAATGGGGTTTTTTTCTCTGGGGCATATGATCAAACAGTTGGTATGGATCATGTAAGAGTTCATCCTAAGTTCTTGCATTCGAATGCTACTAGTCATAAGTGGGCATTGGGTGCTTTTGCTGAGCTTTTGGATAATGCAATGGATGAGGTTTGTAATGGTGCTACGTATGTTAGCGTAGACGTGATGGATAACAAGAAAGATAAAGGGAGTAAGATGTTGTTAGTTGAAGATAATGGTGGTGGAATGACACCTGATAGGATGAGGCAATGTATGTCTCTTGGGTATTCAGCGAAAAGTAAGTTAGCAAACACGATAGGTCAATATGGAAACGGTTTCAAGACGAGTAGTATGAGGCTAGGGGGTGATGTGATTGTGTTTTCGCGGGGGAGAGATAGAGCGACGAACATGTTGACACAGAGTGTTGGAATGTTGTCGTACACGTTTTTGAGAAGTACTGGGAAAGAAGATATTGTTGTTCCTATGATTGATTTTGTTAAGAGGGGAGGAACGTGGGAGATGTTGGTTCGGTCTTCAGCTGATGTTTGGAAAAGGAATTCGGAGACTATAGTGCAATGGTCTCCTTATGAGAGTGCCAATGATCTATTCCAGCAGTTTGAATTATTGAAAGGTGATCAAGGGACGCGAAT
The sequence above is a segment of the Solanum lycopersicum chromosome 10, SLM_r2.1 genome. Coding sequences within it:
- the LOC101245307 gene encoding fra a 1-associated protein; this encodes MGWVWINDEPNHSGADDFSAVKDFGNPRSSSGSDGDGGERCATRKVVSTRCRTEETEPGKFIRKCEKTEQTFKDCIGRPSEIVESNKEYSEEDVTDQMTNDSHSIESSSVPFDFPGLRSDIENIERSFFSELDRFFEAAEEIKNGFFGAFSIPRVFDDDRSPPPERRGIPIESHPPKPNNTDGDVNISGLDNDI